Below is a genomic region from Cloeon dipterum chromosome 2, ieCloDipt1.1, whole genome shotgun sequence.
aattttaactaataatgTTGCTGACATAGAAGTGCAAGTTTACAATAACTCAAGCTAATTTGCTCTCAAACAACAATCTCCGTGTGATGAACGATTAggaaaaatccttaaattaaaaattaatgctattTCATCTTCCACCCTCTCCAAAAAACTTATAAGAGGGTGTCTTCGTCCTGGTGATGCTCAAATAAAGCCATTAGAGAGGCCCGAGGGGTGGGTCTATCAGGCAGAAGGGCCATGTCCTCGCCGCTGTTGAGGCTCTCCTGCGAGCTGCCGCCGCAGTGCGGGGCGCTGCTGCTCGATGGGTGGTCGGGCGAAGCCAGCGGGGGTGGGAAAACGGCGGGCAGCTCATTCAGCAGGGTGTAGCGCTCGGTGTAGGCCTCGCGGTACCCAGACGTGCTCGACGTCTGCGAAATCGAGTTGTCGTCGTCGTAGGACAGCTCGCGGCACAGCTTAGACTTGGTTCGTTGCAACGCTGGGCTGCAAGGTGGCATGCTCTTGCTTGAGGTCGCTGTCACCTGCAGATCCATCGGCGCTGGCACCGCTGCCGGCGGTTCCACTTTTATGTGCGAAACCTGTGAATTTcgtctggttttaaaatatctgcgACGTTCTTGGGTGTTCTggtgtaattataattttttatatataaataaaacctgcttattgttagttagCACACCTTTGGGGCTATGAGCGGATAACAAGGAGCCAGAGTGGCCGCATACGAGCTTAGGCCCAATGTGGCCGTCTTTTTGCCTTCCCGCCAGGGTTGCAAAACAcccgcatttttaaaaaaaattcagtgcagtggtaaaatgcgtttattttcaatttttaccagtttcttgcaggcaatgttttcgCCTTTTACTATAATTGTTAGCGTATATAACCTCAACTTGAAAAATagtagataaatttttggaggaaTTGAggaagcaatttaaaagaaaatatctgcacagtggaggaaattttgagcactccgaccaaaattttagattttcattgaagaaaaatgaaataaaatttatttttatgcaattctcgcgcaagaaattggtaaaaattgtgtggtaaaaaccgttaaaaaccagtggtgaaaaaaaccgggtggtaagcaaatgcaaccctgctcCCCGCACcgcaaataaacattttttgtcacTAAAACCATTCGAGAGGTGCGAAACCTAGTCGgtgccggtgcgcctcccaacCCGTCGCACTCTCTAAGCATTTTTAGTCGCTTTTATGCCATTTCTAACAGATCAACCAGTAATAGATCCCCGAAGTGTTCTATCTCTCATGGCCTTAACACTCCAAGGAGTCCCTTAACATTTTGAGCCAAccgtttgtttcaaaattatactAGGAGTCTTGTTTTGAAAACTCTGAAATCGGGAATGCGTTGAGATAAAATTCTTGTGATGGAAAATAGCTCTGCGTTAAATGTAGCGTCTAGACAATAAATTAGTGTAAGTTCCGAGGTTATTTACAATATGatcaaaagttaatttaacgCCCTAGAAATCagcttgtatttttttataaattattattttctcaccTCAATCTTGGACTTTCTGCTTTTTCTCAATCTGAAGGTTTTCCTGCTCTGTGCCTTTGACCTTTGCAATCGCGGTTTTCGTCCGCTGTGCTCTCCAGAGCTTTCATCATTTGGACTTCCCGGGCTCAAGGGGTTAGTTGACGTTTCTCCTGTAAGTCGGATAGCAAAATAAGTGAAGCCCTTTTGTAATCTCAACTCAAGAGGGTCGGTGGCAGTGTTTTcctcgtgattttttttaagaactgGCAAGCATacatgatttaaattcaactatGCAGCAACTAATAATTCGCTCCTAACTCCTAACGCTAAAAGCTGCTAACTCATCGCTAGGAAAATGTGATTTGTAAGAAGTGCAGGTTTTGAGGAAAGGGCGGATTCAATAAGGTctgtatttttgtatttattttagaatacagCGTGATTCCAaagtgaattttcaattattgcttgTGGCAACTCTTGGTGCAGATTAAACAAACAgtgaattttacaaatatattcTTCAATTTGAGTGATTATGAGTCAATTTGAGAGGTGCAGTGAAATTTAGCAGATTTACAGACAGAACAATGGGATGATGAAGTCAAGCTCACGTACCATGCGAATTCAAAATGCCATACTTTGCTTCAAAAAGAGACAAGAAGAGTAACATTAATGCGTTGAAAAGCACATATTCTCATGAAAGTAACAAGTCCAACCAATTCAATTATGCCTTTATATCTTGTGTTCAAACACTTTCGTcttcttttgtgttttttctcATTGCCATGAAAGAATGAACGTATGAAAGAGTTAAAGCGCATAACCACAAGAAAGACGTGAGGAGATTTACCTGATGTGTGTCTAAACTCTACTGAAGGCACAAAACGAAGTTTTGAGGCTTTGAGTCGGGTACGGTCTGAAACATGCACAACAATTGGGGAGCCCACATAGTAACATCAAACACTGATTTTTGTTACGTAGAAATTCATATAGTAAAGTCCTAACTGTACAAGTCAAGATAATCGCCgacattattttcttgtccTGCGTTACGTATCGCAATCACACcaaatgtaaatattatatacatGCTTAGAAAACTTTCATTTTCCAACAGCTGTGTGTAAATCCTGCTTGTAAATTGCATGCAACACCGATAAACATTGATTAGAAGTGAGAAAGACAGAAATCGTTAAGTCTGTTTGTTGGTGAATCCGCCTGAAagaattcatttcaatttgatgcAAGCGCAGCAAACAATACAGCAACATCGAGTATCATGCTTCAATAAAGTACAAGAGAAATTATGAAAgtttaatgttaaataaatttaatttagttgataatttttaagtgctgCTTTATAGTGAGCTGTCTGCGGGTGCTATTACACTTAAATCTAGGACATCAAGATAATAATTCTATCACCTCATTTGCCAATTGGGTTATAGCTTTTGGGAGGGACCAGTAGTTGACAAATCGTTGATCACAGAGTTGGTCACTCCCTAAACTATCCCTCTGTCAAATTTAGCGAGCCCAGTTTCTAGTGAAGCAAAACTAGAGCCGcttgtataaaataatttcgtatAAAGTTATTTCGCTAAATATAATCAGTCACAAAACTGCCATGCTGTGAGTTCTAAGGGGTGATTCACTAAACACCGGGGGTGGAAGCGCTCTTTGTGGCGGGCCGGCATCAGCAGTTTTTCGAGTCTAGCCTCACATCAAGATAGTTATAAAAGTCGacatattaataaacaaagatACACCGCACTGTCAATTTAAGTGTGTTTGTGAGTTTGATCATAACATATTTGACAGTTTTGAGTTTCTTTCTGAAAGCTATGGTTGAGAGCAGGCGACACCGATTGCTACCTGGCGAGGCAAGGTGTTCGTCCACGGGTGGCGGCAGCAACTGTTGATGCTCGGGTTGCGGGGTTGGAGGGGTCAACGTCGACTCCTCGTCCCCATCGGCGGCATCCATGTCATCTGCCACTATCTCAGGGGTAGCGATACTCTCGCAAGAGGGCGAGAACCTAACACTTCCCTCTGCGCCCCAGTAattacacacatatatatgttGAGAGAAGcgtttaaaaatcgatttttggagacaaaaaaaatcatttgtacTTTAGTTCCAAGTAATTGACTTATTTTACATGGATtatgttacaaaataattccaatGGTTTGATGGGTAAGCGAAGCTTTTTCTACAATTTATAcactttttcatttacaattttgcatttgaacatgATACTGGATAGTAAAATAAAGggaactttaaatttgaacgTACCTCTTTGCAAAATAGACGTTGGTGGCGCTAGGTTAGCGCCAGAGTTGTCAGACGGGTGTTGATGGTGGTGGTGTCTAGCCAGGTCGCCGGTGAACAATTCGATGATTGACGGCCGGTGTGGCCGAGGTGGAATGTTCTGCTCTGAATGGTCTGTCGTTGACTTGCGGCCTTCATCTCCAATGAATTAATCGGGCAAGAATTAGCGAGGCGTTATTTCACTTACTGTATCTCCTGTCTTCCATTTCCTCTTTCAGCTCTTTCATTTCGTGTGCTAACTCCACTAGGACGGCTCCTTTGGCCTTCTTTGGTGGCAGGTTAGAGCATCCTAGCTTATCTTTCACCAGGCTTTGCAAGTGTCTCTCTGCGTCGGTCAGTCCAGGTTTTGAAAGCTGAAATGCGGGTGGTAATTAATGGCGAGTTCCCATTTTACCCATTGAATACCATAACGTTGATAAATGGGTGCAGCAAGACGTATAGTGGCGGTCTTTGGGTTGCAACGTAATCCACGAAAGTCCAGAACAGCAGACCGCAATCGCCTCTGCGTCCTAATTCTTGAATGGTCCTCGCGATCCTCGGCCAATCCATAACCAGTTCCACCTCAAAACAAGCGATCATTGTTTTCAGggctaaaattttagaaattaattttccccctCGTGGAATGGTGACAAATTGATACCTAGGAAAGCAATTTTGAACAAAGACATTGGAATTGGGGCCAGTCTCTTATTAGAGTCTCGGCTTCCAAAGGTGATGCTACCCGCGCGCATCTCTGAGGCTGATTTGATGTTCTGGGCAGTAACCGGTGACGTCTTTGTCGCAGGTGGATTCAGAGCGTGAAGGACGATGGTCAGCGCGAAGGAAATATCAGCCTGTCGCATCCGAGGCATGTCTGGTTATTAAAAAGCGTTTAATTTACAATCGAtcattttgcaatgaaaattgcaCCTTTTCTGCCACTTCCTACTCTTATGCAGAGGGGCATCAAGAGGTTCATGAGCATTGTTTCTGTTTTGTTGTGTGTTGGGAACACCGAACTGCCTCCGCAAACTTGCTCCAGGGAATAGGTTTCCTAAAGGTCATATAcaactttaaaatcaaaccGTAGTTTCAAATCGACGTGGTTGGAATGGTGAGAAAACAAAGAATTTGTCAAGTCTTTTGTGAACTATAGTTTTTTGTTAATGGCTGGAGTCGTTTTTCTAGCatggaaagagaaagagatagCAGTAAAAGACACAAAACATCTTGCACACAAGACAGGTTCATGGTGGTTCATTGGATTTCCGTCAAGTTCGGTCTAATAATGTTTGACAAATGCAGCTAGCGCAGtctaattaatatcaaaataatgcaaaggTTTTTGCGACTATAAGTAAGTAATCgagcaacaaaatttgtttgtttcatgAACATGCTTTGctattatttgtcatttaGGCTTGCGATCAAATTGCCGCTATATTCAACGctattgtgaaaatttttataacgaTTTAAATAGCgacaagtttattttcaagcccaaatacaaaaaatcattaGGTGGCGAACACATATTTGTTGATGAATTGGTAGAGTCCAATGAGAGACAGATCACAATATTGGTgaagttgtttgtttttcctcaAGTTTTTAGTGGTTTTTCTACTCATACAGTTAATAGCTAAGTTTATATGATACGAATAACAAGAGAAAAAGGGAGAGCTGAAATGTGAGGTTTGCATAGTCAGTGAAAATGTAATAGTGCATTATCAGCAAGTCTCAAAGCCAGAGGACTTTCTGTGAGTGAAAAAATTCGCTTTTATTTCTCGaatcgtaattttttattattaacctAAACACAGTAGAGTCCGGTGACTTGTGAGACTGGGACATGTTTCTTTTGAACAAGAAACGATTTCAGTCAGGTTCAGTTGAGAATCAAGAAAAGTCACATAAGAGCTTATTTGCTTTTTAGTACTCTCATTCTAATAATATGTTAAACGTGTATCTCAATCCATATGCTAAACAGGCTATTTCTCACCATGGTCAGGTGGCTGAATACCTGCAAAAATCGAGTTAGCGCTATGAATAACTTTCTGGCTCTGTTGATACGAAAATGTACAGCTAAGTGTCGCTACGATGTGTGTCGCTCGCGTATCCAAgagttttcgatttttttttatcaatcttACTGACTGTAACTCACCCCAATGGCCAAAATTTGCAGGGCAATTAGCCGAACGACAATGGAGCAAAAGTGAGGCGGTGGCACCTGGCTCATCAGGGCCGCTGTGGCTGAACTGACTCCCTCCACAACGCCTGTTGATACGGCGTCCCCAACAATGAGAGCCTAATATAATTTAGGAAATGATGATCCCATTTttgaaacacatttaaatttctctacCTGACACgtgttcattaaaattttcacgtgCTGCATGTGGACGATATATGGGCATTTAGACATCGTTTCGTAGACACCTTTCAAAAGACCAGCAGCTGCATCCCAGTCAGTGTGTCTCTATTTGATTGATAAACATAGTTCAAAAtgattgcacaatttttagaaatcaatACCCTTATCGACGGtttcttgtaaattttgctgaaaactTTGTCTAGCCGTCGAAGGATGGCTGTCAGAGCAGGTCGCATTGCTTCATTTGACCATTCGGTGGAGGGCAGTATGTCATTCATGTAACGCTGAAGGCCGCGGCAGCCCATCGTGTCTGGGTCGTAAGGGGACACTTTCAAGAGCGAGTGCGCGATATCTGATAAGCGCTGGAATTATTATCTTTGTTAATACGcgaaggaatttaattttaatgtgccACCATACCACATGTGCCTTAATATCTAGCAACTCGACCGGCTTTCCTTCTTGTTGCGTTTTCTTATTCAGCTCGTTCAGACGAGCTGTGCACTTGTTTAAAAAGTCAGCTACCATTGAAAGCAAAATATCCCTTGGCCGCCGAAATTCGTTTCGCATAACCTGCAACAATCATTATCTTTAGCAATGTgatctcatttaaaaaaaaatcttccaaCCTCCGAGTCTTCAAGGTCCCTTTCATTTCCTGGCCTTGTTCGGCTGTGATCGCTGACGTATTTTGAGTGGCTATCCTCGTCAAATTCGAATCCTGGCGAGTATGGACCACTGCGGAAATTCCTTTGACTGGATCCTTTGTGATCAGGACTTGCCTTTTGAGGCCCAGTGTAGTTTCTTCAAACATGGAATTGGTGAAAATAATGTTGTAAAAAAAGCAGATTATCATCTTACTTAGAGAGCGCTTCACAGTTATTGACTAGAGTTTTTATCGCAACTGACAATTGCAGCAGTATATCCTTTTCTGATTTTCCGTTGTGCTTGTATGACGGCAGTTGGATTTGTTGCAAGTAGCAAGGTAGAATTGCTTCTAATATAATCTGCAGACCACGCAAATAGGTAAGAAGCCAGATTTTTAACCTGAATTTGCACGTACCAGCATTTGTTGAGCCCTGACCGAGTCGGCCGAGTAGGCGACTACCATAACGCACAGCGATATGCAGTCAAAAACGGTGACCATCTCGTTCTCGTCATGGTAACAAAAGTCGATCGCTTTTAAAGGTTTCTCTTCTTTCACGAGCTCGCCTATATTCAGAGGATCAGGCGAAGGCGTTTCCAAGCTTAAAAGTAAGTTGAAAAGGCAGCTCGCCTGAACCTAAATTCGCAtttgattaacaatttgttgcaCACGCGATTCAGAATTACCTTGTGGGCATCTCCATACTGGCTGTCGTCGTCCGTGTCTAAAATTGCTGAGACGGCGCCAAACATTTGCAGAATAAATGGCTTTCTGTGCATTAGGTAAAACTGCTTAACAGTATATTCAACGGTGCGAGTGACTAGTTTGTTAGTCTGGTGGTTGGAGTAGATTTGCATTAGGGTTGGCATGACAAGTAAATACctggaaagtaaaatttgtgtGAATTTGCGTAAAAccgatgaaattttgaaaatggcaATACCCATTTgtggagaaaatatttttgaaatagaacGCCGCATTTATGTAGGTGGCTGTTACGTATCTCAGAATACAGCCACACTCACTGTGCAGGATAATCGAACCATTCAAGACGTTCAGGAATAAGTGAATATCACCGGAATACGCAAAGTTTCCGGCCATTGCCTCAAACATCCTTGCTATTAGACGCACCCACATGAACTTGTGCAGCATGTCAAGGCCGAGCAATTCctaatcatttaattaatatttaattattttgattcaaattattcGAATTCTTACGCGGCCCATTTCTCCGCCTTTGTAAAGATCAAGCTCGGATTCCAATGCTTTTCGCGGGAACGATGGCAATTTCATCAACTCTTCGTGCAAGAAAACAACTCTTTGCACAACcttaacaaaatttgacttttgcaaaaactttaaatgatcaattttaCCATATCCACGTTCTTCAGGATGGCCCAAGTGAGCAAAACTTTGCCTATCTCGACGAATTTCAGGATGAATGCTTGTTTTTGCAAAGCGTTGTACGCTTCCTCGGGTTCCATGTGCACAAGCTGCAGTTGTGGATACTGCGATCGCTTGAAAAAGTAGAAATCCCTAACGTAGGCGTTTGGACTGTGTATTTGATCtgcaattcatatttttccagTTGAGGTTAGACTGATATAAATGATTTCAACTTATTACGAGTTTTGTGATCGACCAAAAAGAATTCCTTGTGCCTCGCTTCGTCGATTCCAAAAAAGTCTAGCGACTCACGCAAAATTTGTAGAAATTGCGTGTCTTCCTGCACAGGAAACTGGGACGGAATCCCACCAACGTCTTGTTCTAAAGTAAAAACTTTGcattaaaatgtgtatttttgttcttgaaaATACCTTGAGGCCCATGGACAATGATTTTCTTTGCTGACGGCACATTCGCTGTTAACAAGATTGAAGCATCGCACTGctcttttcttaaaatctgTTTCAAGTCTTTGAACATTATTCCGTGAACACTGTGCACGACCtgtgattcaaaattattataattaaaatgtttaatatatAAACACAAACCATCCAAAGAATAGAGAGCGCTGTACCGACTAGTTCTTGGCCACCCTCGTGCGGAGTGCGCACGTAAAACATGACATAGCCAATGATGTAGTTGTAAAGGGCGAACGCCGCTTGTTGGGGCAGTTTCGGCACAAAGCGAATCAGgtgtctcaaaattttaaacatgagATCCTGCTTTTCGCGGGTCACCCTTTCCAAAACGTAGCGGAGGAAAAGGGCGCTGTCCTCGACCAAACAGTTCCAGATGACTTGGTACGCAACCTCGTAAACGGCACTGCCGTCAGGGGCAACTGCGGCGTCATCCAGAAGTCCAATTATCTGGATCACGGACGCGCAAAGACAAGAGGGGAACAGTGAGTGCGCCGCACTAACTGCGTGTGCTCGAGCTTGAGCAGTGTCCTGTTGCTCCTCGTCTGCAACATTGgtggttgaaataaatttaaaaaaggttttattccatcaaaatcaaacaccaataaaaatcaagatgtACAATATGTTCTgttagattttgaatttaaaataatttatcaccaTCATCATGATCCTCGTGTAGATGCAAACTGGGTTCGTAAGCTGCTTGGAATGTGATGGGAATGGTGgtgatcaaaaaattttctctttcctgCCGCTTTTTGTCCTCCTCTGCCTGCAAGgctaattttatcaattctgTCTGTTGCTTCTTTCGTGTCTTAGTTGCGGTCACAAGTGACCTCTGCAAAGCGAGGGTATAAAAATGATAGAAATGTCACGATAACGGTGCTGGGGGCTCACGTGGCTTTCTTGGCTAATTGTGACCTCCTCAACTTTCGTCTTGACTTGCGGCATCCACGGAGGATCAACGACAGGCAGACTTTCAATGCCTATCTTAGGCGAAGGCAGGGTGAATTCAATTCCGGGGGGTGGTACCTTAAAATTTAGGTAGGCGCCCTCTTCCATGCGCGACCAAACTTGAAACCTCGACTTCCACAGAACTTGAAATCTAgaataatacatttatttaacaaGGGTAATATAATAATCGCAAATTACCTCAAGACAGCCTGTATTCGCGTTGTCACATCGCTGTGCTGCAAGCAGTGTTGCATCACGTTTGATGCGTGGGCAGGCGCTTTGACTGCcgccaaaataaatagagcTGCAGCCGAGGCAGCAACTTCTTGGCTTGGTTCAAGGAGCAGCTCCCACGCAACTGGCAAGATGTCGATAAAATTGTCTTCGTGCAATATTACGGCTCCTTTAAGGAGCACCGACATCGGCGAGTGAAAAAGGGAACGAGCCTGcaagatatattttattccttattgctttttttaaactcatcCTGTAGGATCATTTTTACGTGAGctttaatatatttcagtATTGGTGGCTCATCTTTGTTGTCTCTGGGGTGTGGTGTATATGAAGGATCTCTCCCTCTCTCACTGTCCTGTTCGGCTATATCCCTTGAGGAGTCgcgtgaaaattttagatcaaCTCTGAAAAAAAAGATGATAAATTGTTGCATAAGGCttacgaaaaaaattgagctaaCCTGTCTTTTTTTCCAAGGCTGTCCTTTCTTCTAATAGGCGAAGTCTGTGAACTGGTTTGATCAGACACCTTTCGGCCTCTTTGCTTGTCCTTCTTGTCACTCTGCCCAAGTTTTTCAATCAGCGGATTCTTGTAGTCGCCTGTTATTCCAAACTGTTCGCCGTAAACTTTACGAACAGACTTGATGAGTCGGTTACAGGCACGCATGTGACGTCGATAGCAATAAGGGTGGCAGTAACCCTGGTGGCTGCAATAGAAGTTGTACGAGTTGGCTAGCTGCACGACCGTCTGGAAATGATTAAGACCTTTGCAAAATATATCTGACACGTTTAGCAATTAGAGCGTACTTTCATCCAGGGCATGTTTTTGCTGCAACACCCGTCGTCGGTGTCGTTGCTGTCGCTGGGGCTTTCGGGCGGTTGCTCGTCGCTGAGCACCCCGGGGGACTCTTCGCCTCCACTTCCGGCGCCGTCGGCTCCGTGGTCGGACGTGTCTGATCTGTCGGATATTGAGCTGACTTTTCGTTTGGACTGGATCGAGTCGGCGCGACGGACTGACGGCTGGTTGCCTGAAACGGCTAAAGCACCAAGTGAGTGATGACAGTATATTATATTGCAGTTTCAAAGCGAGACTCACAGTCAGTGCTTTCGTTTTCACTGCGGCTGCTCGCTTCTTTCGTGTTCCTCCGCAATTTCAGACTTCTCCTTTTAAAAGACCCTGCGGTTCCCGCATTTGTTCCGCGGCGAAGAAGGTAAGGGCGACTTGTAGGGATTCTAGGAGCAGGAGCAGCTGGAGTGCCGACAACTGAACCACGTTTTTTCTCCTCGACCGCCACTTCCTCACCCttcattgttaaaatttttattcaattttaaataattttattttttaaaaactacttGAGCAGTTACTGTCGTGTTGCTGCTTCCCTCCGACTCGTTGTCCGGCTCGTGCAGAACGAAGCTTATTTTTCGCTCAGAATTTTGCCcacctattttaaaattattcacttaaaaataaaacagaggGATCACTGACCGTTATCTTTGTCTCCGGCGATGGACTGAAGACTTTGGGCTGAAGTCTGCGAGTGTCCCATTGAGGACAGAGCCATGCTCCAGCGTCTGTTTGCATCCTTGCTGTACAACTTGTCCCAGCCTGCTGGTGGGCGGTCTTTATTGGACAGTCGGCTCGACTTAGGAAGGGCTTGGTATGTTtccctgaggaaggttgttATTTCCAGAAGTAACAGGCACGCAACCATCCTCAACGATAGGGGACACTGAAGGCCCATTAGGCCAATGCTCGCTGTAAAACAGAAAAGTCGAGATTGactataatttttctatgaacCTTTATTACCTTCGTCGAGAAAATCCTCTTCTTCGTCCTGCAGCATGAGCTCTTTCTGCCTGAGCTCGTCAGTAACCATGGCCACGATGTTTGGGACGTGCTGTTTATCTTGATGGATCATGTCCTCGAGCCTGGCGCCTATTGTCTCTGCCCACTGGTAAAACATCTTTCCCGCGTAACGCTGAAATATGTGCGACCTGCGTAGGCCTGACGGTGCGGTCGTGCTGCCTCGACTCGGCA
It encodes:
- the unc80 gene encoding protein unc-80 homolog isoform X1, which gives rise to MAERKESVDDSLTDQAVPIPIQIFLWRQTSPFIRPKLGKLHETTCLFCQNAPGHHELKEACKSFEKVLVQNIQFGLSPSLTEAIKAVPRWKLVQASFPHVMHCAASLLSNRRENTSLQNLSAAETKLLYTLHWIILDAAEECANDELEKNTSRKVASSHYLFSIPSITLFVYLFAPLCHLLKEHDLQSFRLENGLKLWQPLWEYKHPSAKCFSALCKPRPICKASIGLHHHSKSFGDVFTGTRRAASVESTDSPASGQSSAENAKDKGEDSPWVSSPKETVFPETIPEESSSTEEEHMVILKLPSLPDSDGLNREHSVYTAHPSLFQVKSVPKEVKQLKAHPKIPSDSLLAPPGGIPRKQQLADLTAATFMDVAVLRSLFISQWCEEGVYWALQYLYHRLREINDETSTQYQPRRRSNSLPIPKIEVSIYQSPEMKKKESKVMIDYSDESLGNKKQCLSDETPNMSRRSSEKVKKRTKIADLRAFVETKLLSKSEKTLEKIGREERKLGSLSDQEHTSSLDAGDENLVPRPCSALAKICEPRLDSEVKTIKPVSNLVKGKSMPSLSCLIDELASAGYLSELSQIKYVKPPQPPASAIPHPIITVTEHTPTPSPDFMRRQEHLFGQGSIDSQLDALSLQGRQGVERKASLTRSQTDSNITYSKEETLEVPGSAKYITKDGEIDYQVVVKAVHAASQKDGVCTLRVCEVILNLTELLMELGVLKINVRHFDGLNIAEGTPAASASPMPSCSAAGPTKSSSEEKPEEEQVSEAHSLLLNCVVRVLKQLGCPNGCADSQRGPPADFLRSQGQSILTKLHRASHKQFTRFFRKLVKDHPIGELLDFFHAYTGYCVDPASLLSPLNQKRSASKSPDMSAGQSGYANNFGAGLGGAGGRGVEGQILSCVFKCLITRLVTCMKEIKTQEHLALYCDVRQFVLYIKEAHGGVFRRVVLSALIDSAVRPHKKEPEPQTTRVIRHVHGPAEEQEASTSSAAAAPSEPSYTIPDENRAASGRKFLFKKRSTSSTCASLLETELTDEPIKTQSPLSNVRRKHHILTPRHSERNLGVELPVSPAIKTSQKGGKLSAWFKRDHSRAESTESHEGGESPIDSGFIRQSSLGMYHYSKGGGKNSVSSHVGQTFQKARRKVEGQLMKIGLNKGKKKDGVMEEAPGSHLSRKNSMEIGDNRRESEFVVLKERKLVPILPVYNGMLRFSFLLEICQPGSVPDAQLLAALLDLPNAPVVSKACLLLECCFFVHNCNRGQWPMWMRLNFPMFRPSVPSRGSTTAPSGLRRSHIFQRYAGKMFYQWAETIGARLEDMIHQDKQHVPNIVAMVTDELRQKELMLQDEEEDFLDEASIGLMGLQCPLSLRMVACLLLLEITTFLRETYQALPKSSRLSNKDRPPAGWDKLYSKDANRRWSMALSSMGHSQTSAQSLQSIAGDKDNGGQNSERKISFVLHEPDNESEGSSNTTVTAQGEEVAVEEKKRGSVVGTPAAPAPRIPTSRPYLLRRGTNAGTAGSFKRRSLKLRRNTKEASSRSENESTDSVSGNQPSVRRADSIQSKRKVSSISDRSDTSDHGADGAGSGGEESPGVLSDEQPPESPSDSNDTDDGCCSKNMPWMKTVVQLANSYNFYCSHQGYCHPYCYRRHMRACNRLIKSVRKVYGEQFGITGDYKNPLIEKLGQSDKKDKQRGRKVSDQTSSQTSPIRRKDSLGKKDRVDLKFSRDSSRDIAEQDSERGRDPSYTPHPRDNKDEPPILKYIKAHARSLFHSPMSVLLKGAVILHEDNFIDILPVAWELLLEPSQEVAASAAALFILAAVKAPAHASNVMQHCLQHSDVTTRIQAVLRFQVLWKSRFQVWSRMEEGAYLNFKVPPPGIEFTLPSPKIGIESLPVVDPPWMPQVKTKVEEVTISQESHRSLVTATKTRKKQQTELIKLALQAEEDKKRQERENFLITTIPITFQAAYEPSLHLHEDHDDDEEQQDTAQARAHAVSAAHSLFPSCLCASVIQIIGLLDDAAVAPDGSAVYEVAYQVIWNCLVEDSALFLRYVLERVTREKQDLMFKILRHLIRFVPKLPQQAAFALYNYIIGYVMFYVRTPHEGGQELVGTALSILWMVVHSVHGIMFKDLKQILRKEQCDASILLTANVPSAKKIIVHGPQEQDVGGIPSQFPVQEDTQFLQILRESLDFFGIDEARHKEFFLVDHKTHQIHSPNAYVRDFYFFKRSQYPQLQLVHMEPEEAYNALQKQAFILKFVEIGKVLLTWAILKNVDMVVQRVVFLHEELMKLPSFPRKALESELDLYKGGEMGRELLGLDMLHKFMWVRLIARMFEAMAGNFAYSGDIHLFLNVLNGSIILHSECGCILRYVTATYINAAFYFKNIFSTNGYLLVMPTLMQIYSNHQTNKLVTRTVEYTVKQFYLMHRKPFILQMFGAVSAILDTDDDSQYGDAHKVQASCLFNLLLSLETPSPDPLNIGELVKEEKPLKAIDFCYHDENEMVTVFDCISLCVMVVAYSADSVRAQQMLIILEAILPCYLQQIQLPSYKHNGKSEKDILLQLSVAIKTLVNNCEALSKNYTGPQKASPDHKGSSQRNFRSGPYSPGFEFDEDSHSKYVSDHSRTRPGNERDLEDSEVMRNEFRRPRDILLSMVADFLNKCTARLNELNKKTQQEGKPVELLDIKAHVRLSDIAHSLLKVSPYDPDTMGCRGLQRYMNDILPSTEWSNEAMRPALTAILRRLDKVFSKIYKKPSIRRHTDWDAAAGLLKGVYETMSKCPYIVHMQHVKILMNTCQALIVGDAVSTGVVEGVSSATAALMSQVPPPHFCSIVVRLIALQILAIGVFSHLTMETYSLEQVCGGSSVFPTHNKTETMLMNLLMPLCIRVGSGRKDMPRMRQADISFALTIVLHALNPPATKTSPVTAQNIKSASEMRAGSITFGSRDSNKRLAPIPMSLFKIAFLALKTMIACFEVELVMDWPRIARTIQELGRRGDCGLLFWTFVDYVATQRPPLYVLLHPFINVMLSKPGLTDAERHLQSLVKDKLGCSNLPPKKAKGAVLVELAHEMKELKEEMEDRRYSRKSTTDHSEQNIPPRPHRPSIIELFTGDLARHHHHQHPSDNSGANLAPPTSILQREGSVRFSPSCESIATPEIVADDMDAADGDEESTLTPPTPQPEHQQLLPPPVDEHLASPDRTRLKASKLRFVPSVEFRHTSAKYGILNSHGETSTNPLSPGSPNDESSGEHSGRKPRLQRSKAQSRKTFRLRKSRKSKIEVSHIKVEPPAAVPAPMDLQVTATSSKSMPPCSPALQRTKSKLCRELSYDDDNSISQTSSTSGYREAYTERYTLLNELPAVFPPPLASPDHPSSSSAPHCGGSSQESLNSGEDMALLPDRPTPRASLMALFEHHQDEDTLL